In Coregonus clupeaformis isolate EN_2021a unplaced genomic scaffold, ASM2061545v1 scaf2294, whole genome shotgun sequence, the sequence gtcagtctcccagccagtcagtctcccagccagtcagtcatccagccagtcagtctccccagccagtcagtctccccagccagtcagtctccccagccagtcagtctcccagctagtcagtctcccagctagtcagtctcccagctagtcagtctcccagctagtcagtctcccagccagtcagtctcccagccagtcagtctccccagctagtcagtctcccagctagtcagtctcccagctagacagtctcccagctagtcagtctcccagctagtcagtatcccagctagtcagtctcccagctagtcagtctcccagctagacagtctcccagctagtcagtctcccagccagtcagtctcccagccagtcagtctcccagctagtcagtctcccagccagtcagtcatccagccagtcagtctcccagctagtcagtctcccagccagtcagtcatccagccagtcagtctcccagctagtcagtctcccagctagacagtctcccagccagtcagtctcccagccagtcagtctcccagccagtcagtctcccagccagtcagtctcccagctagtcagtctcccagctagacagtctcccagctagtcagtcagtcacccacccagccagccagtcagtctcccagctagacagtctcccagctagtcagtctcccagccagtcagtctcccagccagtcagtctcccagccagtcagtctcccagccagtcagtctcccagccagtcagtcatccagCTAGACAGTCTCCCAGCCAGTCAGtttcccagccagtcagtctcccagctagtcagtctcccagctagacagtctcccagctagtcagtcagtcacccacccagccagccagtcagtctcccagctagacagtctcccagctagtcagtctcccagctagtcagtctcccagctagtcagtctcccagctagtcagtctcccagctagACAGTCTCCCAGTGAGCAGTCATCCAGCCACCCCAGTGTTACATGATGTTGTTGTCTCCTCTCCCAGTATGTTTGATGTAGTTgtgtgacctctctctctctcttctctcccagtATGTTTGATGTAGGTGgccagagagatgagaggagaaaaTGGATCCAATGCTTTAATGGTGAGTTGGATGTTTTCTCCCTAACTAGAAAAGTGACCTGATCAGACAGTTGGTGTGTCTGATCTtctaacccctctctcccctcctatcaATGTGGCTGCTATCATCTTCTAAACTCTCCCCTCCTATCCTCTCATATCCTATCATCTCCTCTAGaagtgactgctatcatcttccaaactctcctctcctctcctctagaagtgactgctatcatcttccaaactctcctctcctctcctctagaagtgactgctatcatcttcttaactcctcctctcctctgtgtagatgtgactgctatcatcttcttaactcctcctctcctctgtgtagatgtgactgctatcatcttcttaactcctcctctcctctgtgtagatgtgactgctatcatcttaactcctcctctcctctgtgtagatgtgactgctatcatcttaactcctcctctcctctgtgtagatgtgactgctatcatcttaactcctcctctcctctgtgtagatgtgactgctatcatctttgTGGTTGCCAGCAGCAGCTACAACATGGTCATAAGGGAGGACAACAACACCAACAGGCTACGGGAAGCCCTGGACCTCTTCCGCAGTATCTGGAATAACAGGTCTGTTTAGAACTATATCTACATATAACCCTCTAGCCCTGGACCTCTTCCGCAGTATCTGGAATAACAGGTCTGTTTAGAACTATATCTACATATAACCCTGGACCTCTTCCGCAGTATCTGGAATAACAGGTCTGTTTAGAACTATATCTACATATAACCCTCTAGCCCTGGACCTCTTCCCGCAGTATCTGGAATAACAGGTCTGTTTAGAACTATATCTACATATAACCCTCTAGCCCTGGACCTCTTCCGCAGTATCTGGAATAACAGGTCTGTTTAGAACTATATCTACATATAACCCTGGACCTCTTCCGCAGTATCTGGAATAACAGGTCTGTTTAGAACTATATCTACATATAACCGTCCTAACCCTGGACCTCTTCCGCAGTATCTGGAATAACAGGTCTGTTTAGAACTATATCTACATATAACCCTCTAGCCCTGGACCTCTTCCGCAGTATCTGGAATAACAGGTCTGTTTAGAACCCTGAATATACTCCATAGAAGACTGGCTGTATATGTCATAGTACTTGAATCAGTAGAGCCGACATTCCTATTTAAGCCACCATTTTGTGATGGGTGGACCGGACCAGCGGTCATATTGAGTGTAGAAGGAGGAAGTTCTGGACTCTGTgtgattctaattctatggtgtGTACAAGGTGTTCCCTTCTGATTAACGGTAAGGCCAACATTTCAACCATGCAGAACAATTTAGAATCTACAGAATAACAGAAGGTTACTAGAACTAGACTGTTGAATATTGCCCATAAATCTAACACAATCAACTCTGGGTcctgtgttgctcagttggtagagcatggggcttgcaacgccagggttgtgggtttgattcccacgggggaaggggggggaccagtacgaaaaaatgtatgcgctcaatactgtaagtcgctctggataagagcgtctgctaaatgacaaaaatgttaacTCTCTACGCTAGAACGAGACTATTGGAATATGCCCGTCAATCTAACACAGTCAACTCTTTACGCTAGagctataatatataataataatatgccatttatcagacactttttttatccaaagcgacttacagtcatgcgtgcatttttcacgtatggggtggtcccgggaactgaacccactaccctgcaaCATGTTCTAACAACCAACCTATAGTGAACCTGCCGTATGCTGTATTCTAATGACGTCTGTGTGTTTTCCTCCAGGTGGTTACGCACCATATCGGTCATATTATTTCTGAACAAGCAGGACATGTTGGCTGAGAAAGTGTTAGCTGGAAAATCCAAAATTGAAGACTACTTCCCTGAATATGCTCGCTACACCATACCAAATGAAGGTAGGTAGTCTACTACACTCCCACACCATTACCAGGTGAAGGAAGGCACTGCACTGCACATATGTGCCAACGCCGTATCCCCTGTTGAATAGAGCACTGCTCAAATCAATAGAGCACTGCTCAAATCAATAGAGCGCTGCTCAAATCAATAGAGCGCTGCTCAAATCAATAGAGCGCTGCTCAAATCAATAGAGCGCTGCTCAAATCAATAGAGCACTGCTCAAATCAATAGAGCATGCTCAAATCAATAGAGCACTGCTCAAATCAATGAAGTTGTTCTTCAAGACCCCCAGTACCACACAAAGCAGACATCCTACACAACATCTCGGGGGGTGCTATTGAGCCAATGTTCCTATTGAAACAGAACATTGTCACTCTGATAGTGTCGCTCTTCAGGCAGTTGAACCTGAAGTGTgtttctgtccatctctctgttctACAGCAACTCCTGAACCTGGTGAAGACCCAAAAGTGACCAGAGCCAAGTTTTTCATCCGAGACGAGTTCCTGGTAAGGATTCAATATTCATATTGAAATGTCTGTTTTAAAGCTATAGTCTGGGATTTGAAAAACTACAAAAATGGCTACACAGTAGCTGTACACTGTAGCTTTAAAGTCCATTTTTTAATAGCTGTTTTTAAAACTGTGGATAACCCTACCCTAATCTAACAtgtccctcaccccctctccctcccctccccagagGATCAGCACAGCCAGTGGAGATGGCAGACATTACTGCTACCCTCACTTCACCTGTGCTGTGGACACGGAGAACATCAGGAGAGTCTTCAACGACTGTCGAGATATCATTCAGAGGATGCACCTGCGGCAGTACGAACTCTTGTGATGGgatggactcacacacacacacacacacacacacacacacacacacacacacacacacacacagtacagacacacacacacacacacacagtacagacacacacacacacacacacacagtacagacacacacacacaaacacacacagctccaTCAAGCCTTCTGGGGTTTTATTCAACCATTCTGCATCCTCAACCCAAAACCCAGCCCCGCCCCTTCTAGGAAGTACTACTGAAGTCTGTCATCCTATTTTTCCTCTTTTTGAAAAACTGTTTCATCCTTTTCACTGacaggatggaaggaaggaagagaggggaaCCTTTTGGatgtctttctttttctctcttgaATGATTTGATTTGTCATTCCTGAGGCTAACtcaacctcctcttcctcctcctcctcctcctcctcctcacatccTGTTCTGTCGTTGGACCTGGACTGGACTGGATAGCTGGGCGGGTGGTGGTGTGTTTGAGAGGAGACACCCACAAGACCTCGGTGTATCGGCAGCGCacgtgtgtctgtttgtgtgtcaaCTGCAAGTTGGAGCTGGCATCGCCCCCTGCTCCCTCCGAACCCCCCCCTGCCCCCCATCAGAGCGATCTTTCTACTTCTCCTCTCTGACATGACAGACAGCTAGATAacggacggagagagggagaggaggaggaagagacagacGATGAAGACAGAGATAATGCACTTTGTATCAGGTTGCTTAATACCTTATTTTTGAAGAAGTATAAACACAATGTAGCATCACAATATTTCTAACTCTGTTTTACACTGTATAGTGTTGCGAGTTGCAGGTGGACTAAgggaggtagggatggagagaCTCTGGCCTCCTGTTGTGTGAGGCCTTGAAGGACTGATACAGAATGGGGGACGAGAGAAAGGAAAGTCATGAAGGACCTAATGAAGAATGAAAGGGGACTGAACTCTGCACCTTAGCCTCTGTCGCTGCTTTCTGCCTCGCGTGACATGGCCATAAAAGGAACAACAACTAACACACTGACTGATCAACAACCATCCTTTTATCTTCTATGATGGGGGGAACATCTTCTATGATGGGGGGACATCTTCTATGACG encodes:
- the LOC123488439 gene encoding guanine nucleotide-binding protein G(s) subunit alpha-like, with translation MFDVGGQRDERRKWIQCFNDVTAIIFVVASSSYNMVIREDNNTNRLREALDLFRSIWNNRWLRTISVILFLNKQDMLAEKVLAGKSKIEDYFPEYARYTIPNEATPEPGEDPKVTRAKFFIRDEFLRISTASGDGRHYCYPHFTCAVDTENIRRVFNDCRDIIQRMHLRQYELL